The Bacillus sp. Y1 genome includes the window TTCTGATTTCAAGACATCGATTAATGAGATCTCGTTTCCTTCTTTATCCTGACCAATTGGATCGTGAAGAGACACATCTTTTTTTGTCTTTTTTAAAGCCCGTAAATGCATGAGAATTTCGTTTTCTATACAACGGGCCGCATACGTAGCAAGCTTTGTTCCTTTCCCTTCAGAATAGCTTTCAATGGCTTTAATTAATCCAATTGTTCCAATGGAGATTAAATCCTCTGAATCTTCCCCCGTATTCTCAAATTTTTTAACGATATGTGCGACGAGACGGAGATTATGTTCAATAAGCATATTACGAGCATGAGCATCACCATCTGCCATTAATCGTAAATATTTCTTTTCATCCGCCGATGATAATGGTTGTGGAAATGCATTATTTTTAACATAGGAAACTAAAAACACAATTTCCTTTACTAAATAGCTAAGTGCAGTCAATATACCTGACATTTATTCCACCCCACT containing:
- the sigK gene encoding RNA polymerase sporulation sigma factor SigK; translation: MSGILTALSYLVKEIVFLVSYVKNNAFPQPLSSADEKKYLRLMADGDAHARNMLIEHNLRLVAHIVKKFENTGEDSEDLISIGTIGLIKAIESYSEGKGTKLATYAARCIENEILMHLRALKKTKKDVSLHDPIGQDKEGNEISLIDVLKSESEDVIETIQLNMELEKVKEFIDVLDDREKEVIVGRFGLDLKKEKTQREIAKELGISRSYVSRIEKRALMKMFHEFYRAEKEKRKRDSQS